A DNA window from Streptomyces bacillaris contains the following coding sequences:
- a CDS encoding macro domain-containing protein produces the protein MSGITYVRGDATVPQGKGVKVIAHVCNDLGGWGKGFVLALSRRWPEPEAAYRRWHRERAGNDFGLGAVQFVQVGMYLWVANMVGQRGMRRGSKGVPVRYEAIDAALGAVAVRAGELGASVHMPRIGCGLAGGTWARVEPLIERRLISAGLPVTVYDHD, from the coding sequence ATGTCGGGGATCACGTATGTACGGGGGGACGCCACGGTCCCGCAGGGCAAGGGCGTCAAGGTGATAGCGCACGTCTGCAACGACCTGGGCGGCTGGGGCAAGGGGTTCGTCCTCGCCCTCTCCCGCCGCTGGCCCGAGCCGGAGGCGGCCTACCGCCGCTGGCACCGGGAGCGCGCGGGCAACGACTTCGGCCTGGGCGCGGTGCAGTTCGTCCAGGTCGGGATGTATCTGTGGGTGGCCAACATGGTGGGCCAGCGAGGGATGCGCAGGGGCAGCAAGGGCGTGCCCGTGCGGTACGAGGCGATCGACGCGGCCCTTGGCGCGGTGGCCGTCCGGGCGGGCGAGCTGGGGGCCTCCGTCCATATGCCGCGCATCGGCTGCGGGCTCGCGGGCGGCACCTGGGCCCGGGTCGAGCCGCTGATAGAGCGGCGCCTGATATCCGCCGGCCTGCCGGTGACGGTGTACGACCACGACTGA
- a CDS encoding M1 family metallopeptidase encodes MHRRFIVPSALAATLVLAIPASAATGTVGAPGIGDPYYPASGNGGYDVSHYDLRLKYQPATDLLEGTATILATTTQELTRFNLDFGLAVSEVRVNGKKAAFAKSGDQELEITPADRLTKGKDVSVVVRYAGKPSELKIDGWTAWARTPDGGVAAQEPESAVWWYPSNDHPLDKATYDISVSVPDGTQAISNGVLVSQSSRLGWTRFNWRSDKPQATYLSTLAVGKFDITTDRTADGLPVLNAYSKDLGPNAGAARASIERTTEVAEWLTEVFGPYPFNALGGYVPNVTSGFALETQTRPFYSPRQFANGANVSVVVHEIAHQWYGNSVSVGGWKDIWINEGFARYSQWLWSEKEGEGTAQELADYVYAQHPADDPFWKVKPGDPGPDKQFDIAVYDRGALALQALRNEVGDETFFALLKGWPTEKAHSNATVGDFLRYAERVSGKPLATLFDTWLYQPRRPAVPAAASAGIAKNALSSRAAVKPERPASWKKIAATNTIHDHGDHGHGSHDHGRGSHGGDGHGGHGHR; translated from the coding sequence GTGCACCGCAGATTCATCGTCCCCAGCGCTCTGGCGGCCACCCTCGTGCTGGCGATCCCGGCATCGGCCGCCACCGGCACCGTGGGCGCCCCGGGTATCGGCGACCCCTACTACCCGGCCAGCGGAAACGGCGGCTACGACGTCTCCCACTACGACCTGCGGCTGAAGTACCAGCCGGCGACCGACCTGCTGGAGGGCACGGCGACGATCCTCGCCACCACTACGCAGGAGCTGACCCGCTTCAACCTCGACTTCGGGCTCGCCGTCTCCGAGGTACGGGTCAACGGCAAGAAGGCCGCCTTCGCGAAGAGCGGTGACCAGGAGCTGGAGATCACCCCGGCGGACCGCCTGACGAAAGGCAAGGACGTCTCGGTGGTCGTCCGGTACGCCGGGAAGCCCTCCGAGCTGAAGATCGACGGCTGGACCGCCTGGGCCCGCACCCCGGACGGCGGTGTCGCCGCGCAGGAGCCGGAGTCGGCGGTCTGGTGGTACCCGAGCAACGACCACCCGCTCGACAAGGCCACGTACGACATCTCGGTCTCCGTGCCGGACGGCACGCAGGCGATCAGCAACGGCGTTCTCGTGTCGCAGAGTTCGAGGCTCGGCTGGACGCGCTTCAACTGGCGCTCCGACAAGCCGCAGGCCACGTACCTCTCGACGCTCGCGGTCGGCAAGTTCGACATCACGACGGACAGGACCGCCGACGGCCTGCCGGTGCTCAACGCCTACAGCAAGGACCTCGGCCCCAACGCCGGTGCCGCCCGCGCCAGCATCGAGCGGACCACCGAGGTCGCGGAGTGGCTGACCGAGGTCTTCGGCCCGTATCCGTTCAACGCGCTCGGCGGCTATGTGCCCAATGTGACCAGCGGCTTCGCGCTGGAGACCCAGACGCGTCCGTTCTACAGCCCCCGGCAGTTCGCGAACGGGGCCAACGTCTCGGTCGTCGTCCACGAGATCGCGCACCAGTGGTACGGCAACAGCGTGTCGGTGGGCGGCTGGAAGGACATCTGGATCAACGAGGGGTTCGCCCGCTACAGCCAGTGGCTCTGGTCGGAGAAGGAGGGCGAGGGCACCGCGCAGGAGCTGGCGGACTACGTCTACGCCCAACACCCGGCGGACGACCCGTTCTGGAAGGTGAAGCCGGGCGACCCCGGTCCGGACAAGCAGTTCGACATCGCCGTCTACGACCGGGGCGCGCTGGCGCTCCAGGCGCTGCGCAACGAGGTCGGTGACGAGACGTTCTTCGCCCTGCTGAAGGGGTGGCCGACGGAGAAGGCACACTCCAACGCGACCGTGGGCGACTTCCTGCGGTACGCGGAGCGGGTCTCCGGCAAGCCGCTGGCGACGCTGTTCGACACCTGGCTGTACCAGCCGAGGCGGCCGGCGGTCCCGGCGGCGGCCTCGGCGGGGATCGCGAAGAACGCGCTGTCGTCCCGGGCGGCGGTCAAGCCGGAGCGGCCGGCGTCGTGGAAGAAGATCGCGGCGACGAACACGATCCACGACCACGGGGACCACGGTCACGGCAGTCACGACCACGGTCGGGGCAGCCACGGCGGCGACGGTCACGGGGGTCACGGCCACCGCTGA
- a CDS encoding 3-hydroxyacyl-CoA dehydrogenase NAD-binding domain-containing protein — protein MTESTTIRWEQDETGVVTLVLDDPNQSANTMNQAFKDSIEAIADRAEAEKDSIRGIIYTSAKKTFFAGGDLKDMIKVGPENAQAAFDTGTAIKRSLRRIETLGKPIVAAINGAALGGGYEIALASHHRVALDAPGSRIGLPEVTLGLLPAGGGVTRTVRLMGIADALLKVLLQGTQYTPQRALENGLVHEVAATREEMTEKARAFIDANPESRQPWDVKGYKIPGGTPSNPKFAANLPAFPANLKKQLAGAPMPAPRNILAAAVEGSQVDFETALTIEARYFTELVTGQVSKNMIQAFFFDLQAVNSGASRPKDIPERPVRKVAVLGAGMMGAGIAYSCARAGIEVVLKDVSTEAAAKGKAYSEKLLAKALSRGRTTEAKRDELLARITPTGDVADLAGCDAVIEAVFEDTGLKHKVFQEIQDVIEPDALLCSNTSTLPITVLAEGVSRPADFIGLHFFSPVDKMPLVEIIKGERTGDEALARAFDLVRRIKKTPIVVNDSRGFFTSRVIGQFINEGVAMVGEGVEPASIEQAAAQSGYPAKVLSLMDELTLTLPRKIRNETKRAVEGAGGTWPGHPSDEVIDRMVDEFGRPGRSGGAGFYDYDEDGRRTGLWPGLREHFTKADADVPFEDMKERMLFSEALDSVRCLEENVLISVADANIGSIMGIGFPPWTGGVLQYINGYEGGLPGFVARARELADRYGDRFLPPALLVEKAEKGETFHD, from the coding sequence ATGACCGAGAGCACCACCATCCGCTGGGAACAGGACGAGACCGGCGTCGTCACCCTCGTCCTCGACGACCCCAATCAGTCCGCGAACACGATGAACCAGGCCTTCAAGGACTCCATCGAGGCCATCGCGGACCGCGCCGAGGCCGAGAAGGACTCCATCCGCGGCATCATCTACACCTCCGCCAAGAAGACCTTCTTCGCGGGCGGCGACCTCAAGGACATGATCAAGGTCGGCCCCGAGAACGCCCAGGCCGCCTTCGACACCGGCACCGCCATCAAGCGCTCGCTCCGCCGCATCGAGACCCTCGGCAAGCCGATCGTCGCCGCCATCAACGGAGCCGCCCTCGGGGGCGGTTACGAGATCGCGCTCGCCTCCCACCACCGCGTCGCCCTCGACGCCCCCGGCTCCCGCATCGGCCTCCCCGAGGTCACCCTCGGCCTGCTCCCGGCGGGCGGCGGCGTCACCCGTACCGTACGCCTCATGGGCATCGCGGACGCCCTGCTCAAGGTGCTCCTCCAGGGCACCCAGTACACCCCGCAGCGCGCCCTGGAGAACGGCCTCGTCCACGAAGTCGCCGCCACCCGCGAGGAGATGACCGAGAAGGCCCGCGCCTTCATCGACGCCAACCCCGAGTCCCGGCAGCCCTGGGACGTCAAGGGCTACAAGATCCCCGGCGGCACCCCGTCCAACCCCAAGTTCGCCGCCAACCTCCCCGCGTTCCCGGCCAACTTGAAGAAGCAGCTCGCGGGCGCGCCCATGCCCGCGCCGCGCAACATCCTCGCGGCGGCCGTCGAGGGCTCCCAGGTCGACTTCGAGACCGCCCTGACCATCGAGGCCCGGTACTTCACCGAGTTGGTCACCGGCCAGGTCTCCAAGAACATGATCCAGGCGTTCTTCTTCGACCTCCAGGCCGTCAACTCCGGTGCCAGCCGCCCCAAGGACATCCCCGAGCGCCCGGTCCGCAAGGTCGCCGTGCTCGGCGCCGGGATGATGGGCGCGGGCATCGCCTACTCCTGCGCCAGGGCCGGGATCGAGGTCGTCCTCAAGGACGTCTCCACCGAGGCGGCCGCCAAGGGCAAGGCGTACAGCGAGAAGCTGCTCGCCAAGGCGCTCTCCCGGGGCCGTACGACGGAGGCCAAGCGCGACGAACTGCTCGCCCGGATCACCCCGACCGGCGACGTGGCCGACCTCGCGGGCTGCGACGCCGTGATCGAGGCCGTCTTCGAGGACACCGGCCTCAAGCACAAGGTGTTCCAGGAGATCCAGGACGTCATCGAGCCGGACGCGCTGCTCTGCTCCAACACGTCGACTCTTCCCATCACGGTCCTCGCCGAGGGAGTGTCCCGCCCGGCCGACTTCATCGGCCTGCACTTCTTCTCCCCGGTCGACAAGATGCCGCTGGTCGAGATCATCAAGGGCGAGCGCACCGGCGACGAGGCGCTGGCCCGCGCCTTCGACCTCGTACGGCGCATCAAGAAGACGCCCATCGTCGTCAACGACTCGCGCGGCTTCTTCACCTCGCGCGTCATCGGCCAGTTCATCAACGAGGGCGTGGCGATGGTCGGGGAGGGCGTCGAGCCCGCCTCGATCGAGCAGGCCGCCGCCCAGTCCGGCTACCCGGCCAAGGTGCTCTCCCTGATGGACGAGCTGACCCTGACCCTGCCCCGCAAGATCCGCAACGAGACCAAGCGGGCGGTCGAGGGGGCCGGAGGCACCTGGCCCGGCCACCCCTCCGACGAGGTCATCGACCGCATGGTCGACGAGTTCGGCCGCCCGGGCCGCAGCGGGGGAGCGGGCTTCTACGACTACGACGAGGACGGCAGGCGCACCGGCCTCTGGCCCGGTCTGCGCGAGCACTTCACGAAGGCCGACGCGGACGTCCCCTTCGAGGACATGAAGGAGCGGATGCTCTTCTCCGAGGCCCTGGACAGCGTCCGCTGCCTGGAGGAGAACGTCCTCATCTCCGTCGCGGACGCCAACATCGGCTCCATCATGGGGATCGGCTTCCCGCCGTGGACCGGCGGTGTGCTCCAGTACATCAACGGGTACGAGGGCGGCCTGCCCGGATTCGTCGCCCGCGCCCGGGAGCTGGCCGACCGCTACGGCGACCGGTTCCTGCCGCCCGCGCTGCTCGTGGAGAAGGCGGAGAAGGGCGAGACCTTCCACGACTGA
- a CDS encoding acyl-CoA dehydrogenase family protein encodes MQRQIFTEEHDAFRETVRAFLAKEVLPYYEQWEQDGIVSRDAWLAAGRAGLLGLAVPEEYGGGGSTDFRYSAVLAEEFTRAGAPGLAIGLHNDIIGPYLTGLATDEQKRRWLPGFCSGETITAIAMTEPGAGSDLQAIRTTAEDKGDHWLLNGSKTFISNGILADLVIVVAKTTPDGGAKGLSLIVVERGAEGFERGRNLDKIGQKSQDTAELFFNDVRVPKENLLGELDGAFIHLMTNLAQERMGIAVAAIAAAEHLLEITTQYVKEREAFGRPLAKLQHIRFEIAEMATECAVTRTFLDRCIVDHSDGTLDAVHASMAKWWATELQKRTADRCLQLHGGYGYMSEYKVAKAFTDGRIQTIYGGTTEIMKEIIGRSLLA; translated from the coding sequence GTGCAACGCCAGATCTTCACCGAGGAGCACGACGCGTTCCGCGAGACCGTCCGGGCCTTCCTGGCCAAGGAGGTGCTCCCGTACTACGAGCAGTGGGAGCAGGACGGCATCGTCTCCCGTGACGCCTGGCTCGCCGCCGGGCGCGCCGGGCTGCTCGGCCTCGCCGTCCCCGAGGAGTACGGCGGCGGTGGCTCGACCGACTTCCGCTACAGCGCCGTCCTGGCCGAGGAGTTCACCCGGGCCGGGGCACCGGGCCTCGCGATCGGACTGCACAACGACATCATCGGCCCGTACCTCACCGGCCTCGCCACCGACGAGCAGAAGCGCCGCTGGCTGCCGGGCTTCTGCTCCGGCGAGACCATCACCGCCATCGCCATGACCGAACCGGGCGCAGGCTCCGACCTCCAGGCGATCCGTACGACGGCGGAGGACAAGGGCGACCACTGGCTGCTCAACGGCTCCAAGACCTTCATCTCCAACGGCATCCTGGCCGACCTGGTGATCGTCGTCGCCAAGACCACCCCCGACGGCGGCGCCAAGGGGCTCTCGCTGATCGTCGTCGAGCGCGGGGCCGAAGGGTTCGAGCGGGGCCGCAACCTCGACAAGATCGGCCAGAAGTCGCAGGACACCGCCGAGCTGTTCTTCAACGACGTCCGCGTCCCCAAGGAGAACCTCCTCGGTGAACTCGACGGCGCCTTCATCCACTTGATGACCAACCTGGCCCAGGAGCGCATGGGCATAGCGGTCGCCGCCATCGCCGCCGCCGAACACCTGCTGGAGATCACCACCCAGTACGTCAAGGAGCGCGAGGCCTTCGGACGGCCGCTGGCCAAGCTCCAGCACATCCGCTTCGAGATCGCGGAGATGGCCACCGAGTGCGCCGTCACCCGCACCTTCCTGGACCGGTGCATCGTCGACCACTCGGACGGGACGCTGGACGCCGTCCACGCCTCGATGGCCAAGTGGTGGGCCACCGAACTCCAGAAGCGCACCGCCGACCGCTGCCTCCAACTCCACGGCGGCTACGGCTACATGAGCGAGTACAAGGTCGCCAAGGCGTTCACCGACGGCCGTATCCAGACCATCTATGGCGGCACCACCGAGATCATGAAGGAGATCATCGGCCGCTCGCTGCTCGCCTGA
- a CDS encoding M14 family metallopeptidase: MTPRLTRALRMLSPHPWLGPVAGVAHPPSGLPRRGPGVRRRSAVVAGVLAALAVPFAIAPAEAAPRPPRTAFETSDGARWTGLGEEQAFLGAVDRASDRVTVDRIGTTKEGRPLQLVRIGQPRPAATTVLLICSQHGDEPAGREACLTTLRDLAFAEDRTTRAFLSRTTVLVLPTANPDGRAADTRGNADGVDINRDHIALATAEGRTIAAVVRDERPDVIYDLHEYGATPPYYDKDLFVLWPRNLNVADGVHGLSKTLAERYVRPAATRAGYSSGHYGIWTDPATGDPVKQTAGDGQERILRNASGLKHAAGLLIESRIDALSAEEKDDPALNQRRRVHSQRTALRGLFDFTDEQGTRLRTATGLSRLAGFADRGPVHLGGADNEPARPDQILTDPPCGYRLDAAQYAGVKDALALHGVRSGQDGDGVFVPLRQSARKLIPLLLDQRATYPLTYGQANTTC, encoded by the coding sequence ATGACCCCTCGCCTCACCCGCGCGCTCCGCATGCTCAGCCCGCACCCGTGGCTGGGGCCGGTCGCGGGGGTGGCCCACCCGCCGTCCGGCTTACCGCGCCGCGGCCCGGGGGTCCGGCGGCGGAGTGCGGTCGTGGCCGGGGTGCTGGCGGCGCTGGCCGTCCCCTTCGCGATCGCACCGGCGGAGGCCGCGCCCCGCCCGCCGCGCACCGCGTTCGAGACGAGCGACGGGGCGCGCTGGACCGGGCTCGGGGAGGAGCAGGCGTTCCTGGGGGCGGTGGACCGGGCGAGCGACCGGGTCACCGTCGACCGGATCGGCACCACCAAGGAGGGCCGCCCCCTCCAACTCGTACGCATCGGGCAGCCACGCCCTGCCGCGACCACGGTCCTGCTGATCTGCAGTCAGCACGGCGACGAGCCCGCCGGACGCGAGGCCTGTCTGACCACCCTGCGCGACCTGGCCTTCGCCGAGGACCGGACCACCCGTGCCTTCCTCTCCCGTACGACGGTCCTGGTGCTGCCCACCGCCAACCCCGACGGCCGCGCAGCCGACACCCGGGGCAACGCGGACGGTGTCGACATCAACCGGGACCACATCGCCCTGGCGACCGCGGAGGGCCGGACCATCGCCGCCGTCGTCCGCGACGAACGGCCGGATGTCATCTACGACTTGCACGAGTACGGGGCCACGCCCCCGTACTACGACAAGGACCTCTTCGTCCTCTGGCCCCGCAACCTGAACGTCGCGGACGGGGTCCACGGCCTCTCGAAGACCCTCGCGGAGCGGTACGTACGGCCCGCCGCGACCCGGGCGGGCTACAGCAGCGGCCACTACGGGATCTGGACCGATCCCGCCACCGGCGACCCCGTCAAGCAGACCGCGGGTGACGGGCAGGAACGCATCCTGCGCAACGCCTCCGGCCTCAAGCACGCCGCCGGCCTCCTCATCGAGTCACGGATCGACGCGCTGAGCGCGGAGGAAAAGGACGACCCCGCCCTCAACCAGCGGCGCCGGGTCCACTCCCAGCGGACGGCCCTCCGCGGCCTCTTCGACTTCACCGACGAGCAGGGGACCCGCCTCCGCACGGCGACCGGGCTCTCCCGACTGGCGGGGTTCGCGGACCGCGGCCCCGTACACCTGGGCGGTGCCGACAACGAACCGGCCCGGCCCGATCAGATCCTCACCGACCCGCCGTGCGGCTACCGGCTGGACGCGGCCCAGTATGCCGGGGTGAAGGACGCCCTCGCCCTGCACGGCGTCCGCTCCGGCCAGGACGGGGATGGCGTGTTCGTGCCCCTCCGTCAGTCGGCCAGGAAGCTGATTCCGCTCCTTCTCGACCAGCGGGCGACATATCCCCTCACATATGGTCAAGCCAACACCACTTGTTGA
- a CDS encoding CaiB/BaiF CoA transferase family protein: MASTGQHGPLAGVRVVELAGIGPGPFAAMLLADLGADVVRVDRPGGPALGIDPAYDITNRSKRSVLVDLKDEDGAGRVLDLVERADILIEGYRPGVAERLGVGPEACLARNPKLVYGRMTGWGQDGPLAERAGHDIAYLALTGTLSMIGRPDEPPVVPANLVGDYAGGSLYLVVGVLAALQHARTPGGAGQVVDAAIVDGAAHLASMIHGMLAAGSWQDRRGTNLLDGGCPFYGTYATSDGGHMAVGPLEGQFYAEFVRLLGLADAFPDRWEFARWDELRAAVTERFLTRTRAEWTEVFEGTDACVAPVLSLREAPHHPHLAARSTYVEHSGITQPAPAPRFSATPTSVRGGPARPGADTDAVAADWDVPGLRPTPRD, translated from the coding sequence ATGGCAAGCACCGGGCAGCACGGCCCGCTGGCAGGAGTCCGTGTCGTCGAGCTGGCGGGGATCGGCCCCGGACCGTTCGCGGCGATGCTGCTCGCGGACCTCGGCGCCGATGTCGTACGCGTCGACCGGCCCGGTGGCCCGGCCCTCGGCATCGACCCGGCGTACGACATCACCAACCGCAGCAAGCGCTCCGTCCTCGTCGACCTCAAGGACGAGGACGGCGCCGGACGCGTCCTGGACCTGGTCGAACGCGCGGACATCCTGATCGAGGGGTACCGCCCCGGCGTCGCGGAACGGCTCGGCGTCGGGCCCGAGGCCTGCCTCGCCCGGAACCCGAAGCTCGTCTACGGGCGGATGACCGGGTGGGGCCAGGACGGGCCGCTGGCCGAGCGGGCCGGGCACGACATCGCGTACCTCGCTCTCACCGGCACCCTCTCCATGATCGGCAGGCCCGACGAGCCGCCCGTGGTCCCCGCCAACCTGGTCGGGGACTACGCGGGCGGCTCGCTCTACCTCGTCGTCGGGGTGCTCGCCGCCCTCCAGCACGCCCGCACCCCGGGCGGCGCGGGCCAGGTGGTGGACGCGGCGATCGTCGACGGCGCCGCCCACCTCGCCTCGATGATCCACGGGATGCTGGCCGCCGGGAGCTGGCAGGACCGGCGCGGCACCAACCTGCTGGACGGCGGCTGCCCCTTCTACGGCACCTACGCCACCTCCGACGGCGGCCACATGGCGGTCGGCCCGCTGGAGGGGCAGTTCTACGCCGAGTTCGTCCGCCTCCTCGGCCTGGCGGACGCCTTCCCCGACCGGTGGGAGTTCGCCCGCTGGGACGAGCTGCGCGCCGCCGTCACCGAGCGCTTCCTGACCCGTACGCGTGCGGAGTGGACCGAGGTCTTCGAGGGCACCGACGCCTGCGTCGCCCCCGTCCTCTCCCTCCGCGAGGCACCGCACCACCCGCACCTGGCCGCCCGCTCCACCTACGTCGAGCACAGCGGCATCACCCAGCCCGCCCCCGCCCCGCGCTTCTCCGCCACCCCCACCTCCGTCCGCGGCGGCCCCGCGCGGCCGGGCGCCGACACGGACGCCGTCGCCGCCGACTGGGACGTACCGGGGCTCCGGCCCACCCCCCGAGACTAG
- a CDS encoding MerR family transcriptional regulator, with protein MATGTDEPTLTVDELAARAGVTVRTVRFYSTRGLLPPPVIGPRRVGHYGADHLSRLALIEELQHQGMTLAAIERYLEQLPPDLSAHDLAIHRALVASWAPDRAEDMTRAELEKRAGRALTEPDVDRLAAMGVLVRPEPEGDGGPYRVDLGLLRLGVELLDVPIAHETILAARTVLLEHTRSAAQEMTRLFRDEVWNPYREREGDPEHVAAMKSLSAHMQPIVVQALVTAFQRSLKEELRAAFTAE; from the coding sequence ATGGCGACGGGGACCGACGAGCCCACGCTCACGGTGGACGAGCTGGCGGCGCGCGCCGGGGTCACCGTACGTACCGTGCGGTTCTACAGCACCCGGGGCCTGCTGCCGCCCCCGGTCATCGGGCCGCGCCGGGTCGGGCACTACGGGGCCGACCACCTCTCGCGGCTCGCGCTGATCGAGGAGCTCCAGCACCAGGGCATGACGCTCGCCGCGATCGAACGGTATCTGGAGCAGCTGCCGCCCGACCTCAGCGCCCACGATCTGGCGATCCACCGGGCGCTGGTGGCCTCCTGGGCGCCGGACAGGGCCGAGGACATGACCCGGGCCGAGCTGGAGAAGCGGGCGGGGCGGGCGCTCACCGAACCGGATGTGGACCGGCTGGCGGCGATGGGGGTGCTGGTCCGGCCCGAGCCCGAGGGGGACGGCGGACCGTACCGGGTGGATCTCGGGCTGCTGCGGCTCGGGGTCGAGCTGCTGGATGTGCCGATCGCCCACGAGACGATCCTCGCGGCCCGGACCGTGCTGCTGGAGCACACCCGTTCCGCCGCCCAGGAGATGACCCGGCTCTTCCGGGACGAGGTGTGGAATCCGTACCGGGAACGCGAGGGCGATCCGGAGCATGTGGCGGCGATGAAGTCGCTCTCGGCCCATATGCAACCGATCGTCGTCCAGGCCCTGGTGACGGCCTTTCAGCGGTCGCTGAAGGAGGAGCTGCGGGCCGCGTTCACTGCCGAGTGA
- a CDS encoding acetyl-CoA C-acetyltransferase, with protein MSTEAFVYDAIRTPRGRGKANGALHGTKPIDLVVGLIHEIQGRFPDLDPAAIDDIVLGVVSPLGDQGSDIARIAAIAAGLPDSVAGVQENRFCASGLEAVNLAAAKVRSGWEDLVLAGGVESMSRVPMGSDGGAWAMDPMTSFETGFAPQGIGADLIATVEGFSRRDVDEYAALSQERAAAAWKDGRFARSVVPVKDRNGLLVLDHDEHMRPGTTADSLAALKPSFAAIGDMGGFDAVALQKYHWIEKIDHVHHAGNSSGIVDGAALVAIGSKEVGERYGLTPRARIVSAAVSGSEPTIMLTGPAPATRKALAKAGLTIDDIDLVEINEAFAGVVLRFVKDMGLSLDKVNVNGGAIALGHPLGATGAMILGTVIDELERRDQRFGLVTLCVGGGMGVATIVERI; from the coding sequence TTGAGTACCGAAGCATTCGTCTACGACGCGATCCGCACCCCGCGCGGCCGCGGCAAGGCCAACGGCGCCTTGCACGGCACCAAGCCGATCGACCTGGTCGTCGGCCTCATCCACGAGATCCAGGGCCGCTTCCCGGACCTGGACCCGGCCGCCATCGACGACATCGTCCTCGGCGTGGTCAGCCCGCTCGGGGACCAGGGTTCCGACATCGCCCGGATCGCCGCCATCGCGGCCGGGCTGCCCGACTCCGTCGCGGGCGTGCAGGAGAACCGCTTCTGTGCCTCGGGCCTGGAGGCCGTCAACCTGGCGGCGGCCAAGGTCCGTTCGGGCTGGGAGGACCTGGTCCTCGCCGGGGGCGTCGAGTCGATGTCCCGGGTGCCGATGGGCTCCGACGGCGGGGCCTGGGCGATGGACCCGATGACCAGCTTCGAGACCGGCTTCGCCCCGCAGGGCATCGGCGCCGACCTCATCGCCACCGTCGAGGGCTTCAGCCGCCGCGACGTCGACGAGTACGCCGCCCTCTCCCAGGAACGCGCCGCCGCGGCCTGGAAGGACGGGCGCTTCGCCCGCTCCGTCGTCCCCGTCAAGGACCGCAACGGCCTCCTCGTCCTCGACCACGACGAGCACATGCGCCCCGGCACCACCGCCGACTCCCTCGCCGCCCTGAAGCCCTCCTTCGCCGCCATCGGTGACATGGGCGGCTTCGACGCGGTGGCGCTGCAGAAGTACCACTGGATCGAGAAGATCGACCACGTCCACCACGCGGGCAACTCCTCCGGCATCGTCGACGGCGCCGCCCTCGTCGCTATCGGCTCCAAGGAGGTCGGCGAGCGTTACGGCCTCACCCCGCGTGCCCGGATCGTCTCCGCGGCCGTCTCCGGCTCCGAGCCCACCATCATGCTCACCGGCCCCGCCCCCGCCACCCGCAAGGCGCTCGCCAAGGCCGGGCTCACCATCGACGACATCGACCTGGTCGAGATCAACGAGGCCTTCGCCGGGGTCGTCCTGCGCTTCGTCAAGGACATGGGCCTGAGCCTGGACAAGGTCAACGTCAACGGCGGCGCCATCGCGCTCGGCCACCCGCTCGGCGCGACCGGCGCGATGATCCTCGGCACCGTCATCGACGAACTGGAGCGCCGCGACCAGCGGTTCGGGCTGGTCACCCTCTGCGTCGGCGGCGGCATGGGCGTCGCGACGATCGTCGAACGCATCTGA
- a CDS encoding oxygenase MpaB family protein yields MRKGQHTAGPPEPREHGTSSADDPLPPPPGGVLWSLSGDVRALLMLPAALTLQVAHPAVGAGVDEHSVFRTDPWGRGERSLRSLQLWVYGGDGAAEEGRRLRRLHRTIRGTDTRGRAYHALTPANYAWVHATGFPVYRHAARYLIRPMTPAQERALYAEWLQVGRILGIHDRDMPQTIEEFWPYWEKMLAGEIEATTVVRELVDVDQPVPAPDRGPWPLRMILRALWPVLLPPLARFRRFVTVGLMPPDARAAIGLPWTAAQEKRLRRFCAVVRAVVPVLPERLRYLPRARAARAAHAAAGGRRNG; encoded by the coding sequence ATGAGGAAAGGCCAGCACACGGCAGGCCCGCCGGAGCCGCGGGAGCACGGGACGAGCAGCGCGGACGACCCCCTGCCGCCCCCGCCCGGCGGGGTGCTCTGGAGCCTCTCCGGCGACGTCCGGGCCCTGCTGATGCTGCCCGCCGCCCTCACCCTCCAGGTTGCCCACCCGGCCGTCGGCGCGGGCGTCGACGAGCACTCCGTCTTCCGCACCGACCCCTGGGGGCGCGGCGAACGCTCCCTGCGCTCGCTCCAGCTCTGGGTGTACGGCGGCGACGGGGCCGCCGAGGAGGGGCGCAGGCTGCGTCGGCTCCACCGCACCATCAGGGGCACCGACACCCGGGGCCGCGCCTACCACGCGCTGACGCCCGCCAACTACGCCTGGGTGCACGCCACCGGTTTCCCCGTCTACCGGCACGCGGCGCGCTATCTGATCCGGCCGATGACCCCGGCGCAGGAGCGGGCCCTGTACGCGGAGTGGCTCCAGGTCGGCCGGATCCTCGGCATCCACGACCGGGACATGCCGCAGACCATCGAGGAGTTCTGGCCGTACTGGGAGAAGATGCTCGCCGGGGAGATCGAGGCGACGACCGTGGTGCGCGAACTGGTCGACGTCGACCAGCCCGTGCCCGCACCGGATCGTGGCCCGTGGCCGCTGCGGATGATCCTGCGCGCCCTGTGGCCGGTGCTCCTGCCGCCGCTCGCCCGCTTCCGGCGGTTCGTCACCGTCGGGCTGATGCCGCCGGACGCCCGCGCGGCGATCGGCCTGCCGTGGACGGCGGCCCAGGAGAAGCGGCTGCGGCGGTTCTGCGCGGTGGTGCGGGCGGTGGTCCCCGTACTCCCCGAGCGGCTGCGGTATCTGCCGAGGGCGCGGGCGGCCCGTGCCGCGCACGCGGCCGCCGGGGGCCGCCGGAACGGCTGA